The following proteins are encoded in a genomic region of Necator americanus strain Aroian chromosome II, whole genome shotgun sequence:
- a CDS encoding hypothetical protein (NECATOR_CHRII.G7101.T1) — translation MTSYLQKERIPDQWKTSRTVLIHKKGDREDLRNYRPICLLSVLYKVFTKIILTRISRTLDEAQPQEQAGFRQGFSCLEHIQTESRVIEVCREYRLSLLLTFFDYEKTFYSVETNAILYAG, via the coding sequence atgacatcttaccttcagaaagaaaggatcccagaccagtggaagacctcgcgaaccgttcttatacataagaaaggtgaccgagaggaccttcggaactaccgtccgatatgcttgctgagcgtgttatacaaagtattcaccaagatcatcctcacgcgcatatctaggacgctggatgaagcacagcctcaagaacaagctggattccgccaggggttcagctgcttggagcACATCCAGACCgagtcgagggtcatagaggtttgccgggaatatcGCCTGTCTCTTCTCCTAACCTTCttcgactatgagaaaaccttctacagcgtagaaacgaatgcaatactgtacGCTGGTTAA
- a CDS encoding hypothetical protein (NECATOR_CHRII.G7100.T1), with product MRRIDDRWTERTLEWIPRDVKRPRGRPPTGQGDVFATRMDQLRAQLIHRCSGSRTSSTSPTKLENILYDNGRKERKRVEEMLGSARLVKTGHPSSQVSK from the coding sequence atgagaagaatcgacgatagatggactgaAAGAAcgttagagtggatcccaagagatgttaaacgccctcgagggagaccgccaacggggcagggtgacgtgttcgctacacggatggaccagctgagagctcagctgatCCATCGGTGTagcggctcaaggacctcgtcaacgtcacccacgaaacttgagaataTCTTGTATGACAACGgcagaaaggaaaggaaacgagtggaagagatgctggggtcCGCACGTctagtgaagacgggccatccaAGTAGCCAGGTATCCAAGTAA